The Podarcis raffonei isolate rPodRaf1 chromosome 2, rPodRaf1.pri, whole genome shotgun sequence genome window below encodes:
- the LOC128408870 gene encoding zinc finger protein 184-like codes for MECGKSLTDCGTLSKYQQTHTGGKPFECMVCEKSFTRNESLVTHQRTHTGEKPFQCVECGKSFSQSGSFNLHQRTHTGEKPYECMQCGKSFSRSEGLNLHQRTHTGEKPFKCMECGKSFSRHGNLNIHQQTHTGKKPFKCMECGKSFRHRGNLNTHQRTHTGEKPYKCKECGKLFSESGRLHIHLRTHTGENPYTCMACGMSFSRRENLNLHQRSHTRERPYTCMECGKSFSQIGNLNKHQQIHTGERPFKCMECGKSFTVRENLRKHEQTHKEERPFKCMECGKTFSQSFHLNLHNQTHTVVKPFKCMECGKSFSRSGMLIIHQRTHTEEKPFKHQQIHTAGKPFKCMECGKNFSRSRMLVIHKQTHTEKKPFKCVECGKSFSGSRNLKKHLRTHRGEEPFKCMECGKSYKTPPAKLSSCIGICPTGANKSLSFS; via the exons atggagtgcggaaagagtctCACTGATTGTGGAACACTCAGTAAATACCAGCAAACTCATACGGGAGGAAAACCGTTTGAATGTATGgtatgtgaaaagagcttcactCGGAATGAAAGCCTTGttacacatcaacgaactcacacaggagagaaaccatttcaatgtgtggagtgtggaaagagcttcagtcagagtggaagctTTAatttacatcaacggactcacacgggtgagaaaccatatgaatgtatgcagtgtggaaagagtttcagtcgcAGTGAAGGCCTTAAtttacatcaacgaactcacacaggtgagaaaccttttaaatgtatggagtgtggaaagagcttcagtaggcaTGGAAATCTTAATATacaccaacaaactcacacagggaagaaaccctttaaatgcatggaatgcggAAAAAGTTTCCGTCACAGGGGAAACCTTAATacacaccaacgaactcacacaggggagaaaccatataaatgtaaagAGTGTGGAAAGTTATTCAGTGAGAGTGGAAGACTTCATATACAtctacgaactcacacaggggagaatccATATACATGTATGGCATGTGGAATGAGCTTCAGTCGAAGAGAAAACCTTAATTTACATCAACGAAGTCACACAAGGGAGCGACCATAtacatgtatggagtgtggaaagagcttcagtcagattgGAAACCTTAATAAGCATCAACAAATTCACACCGGAGAgagaccatttaaatgtatggaatgtgggaagagcttcactgtAAGGGAAAACCTTAGAAAACATGAGCAAACTCACAAAGAAGAgagaccatttaaatgtatggagtgtggaaagaccttcagtcAGAGTTTCCACCTTAATTTACATAATCAGACTCACACAGTGGTGAAACCCttcaaatgcatggagtgtggaaagagcttcagtcggagtggaaTGCTAATAAttcatcaaagaactcatacagagGAGAAACCTTTTAAGCATCAACAAATTCACACAGCGGGgaagccatttaaatgcatggagtgtggaaagaacttcagtcggAGCAGAATGCTAGTAATTCATAAACAAACTCACACAGagaagaaaccttttaaatgtgtggagtgtggaaagagcttctctgGTAGTAGAAACCTTAAAAAACATCTGCGAACTCACAGAGGAGaagaaccatttaaatgtatggagtgtggaaagagctaca AGACGCCCCCTGCAAAACTTAGTTCGTGCATTGGGATCTGCCCTACAGGCGCAAATAAATCATTAAGCTTCTCCTAA